From the Vibrio metoecus genome, one window contains:
- a CDS encoding Ig-like domain-containing protein, translated as MKRYCLAAVIAASLGVSYSAQAYNCAGVPVWDSNTVYVSSDKVQKTNTAYQARYWTQGNDPATHSGSWDAWQVLGQCDGGSNNPPQVSIQSPLNNAKIPQGSVVGLQANASDSDGSITQVEFLVGTQRIAIDQQAPYQVDWTATLGATSVTAIATDNQGATSSSTVNISVTPTGNPVPPTVTLTSPTGSEQLTVGDVLAVAANATDSDGTVNAVEFYVDGQLVVTDSSEPYQFNWNAAVGSHTFKAKAIDNDNQSTVSQEVTLTVSSGSNAGCAGLPVYSAGTAYSAGQLVQNKNQKYRCDIAGWCSSSSGWAYEPGVGSYWKEAWSGFGACSTPPVVTLTNPTANQVILAGSTVSVAAQASDADGSVTQVEFFAGNNSLGVVTQAPYAVNWLATTTGNQTLKAVATDNDSNTSESAVSVTVSDQDLVVSLTSPTSGQTVGLGKPVNIAADATSLTNNVAKVEFVVNGAVVATDTTEPFAYSWTPSAIGNYTVAAKATDAARTSVTSSAAAISVVEQTQKKHRLIGYWHNFVNGAGCPIRLADMPQAWDVVDIAFAENDRNSTGTVHFNLYAGDIYSSCPALDPVQFKQDMKALQAKGKVFVLSLGGAEGTITLNNDQDEANFVNSLTALIKEWGFDGLDVDLESGSNLVHGSQIQARLGRALKQIEKNIGGDMFLTMAPEHPYVQGGMVAYSGIWGAYIPVINEVRDTLDILHVQLYNNGGLPNPYTPGAAPEGSVDMMVAQSKMLIEGFTLANGTRFEPLRDDQVAIGLPSGPSSANSGQAPTQNILDALDCLTKGTRCGTIKPAFAYPNYAGVMTWSINWDQHDGFNFSKPVGDKLSQMNNAQ; from the coding sequence ATGAAGCGCTATTGCTTAGCGGCAGTAATTGCCGCCAGCTTGGGAGTAAGTTACTCCGCACAAGCTTACAATTGTGCCGGTGTGCCAGTGTGGGACAGCAACACCGTGTATGTCAGCAGCGACAAAGTTCAAAAAACCAACACCGCTTATCAAGCGCGTTACTGGACTCAGGGTAACGATCCGGCAACCCATTCTGGCTCATGGGATGCATGGCAAGTTCTTGGCCAATGTGACGGGGGAAGCAATAATCCTCCTCAAGTTTCCATTCAATCGCCGCTCAATAATGCCAAGATCCCACAAGGCTCCGTCGTCGGATTACAAGCCAATGCCTCAGATAGCGATGGCAGCATCACTCAAGTGGAATTTTTAGTCGGCACACAGCGTATCGCGATTGACCAGCAAGCCCCATACCAAGTGGATTGGACGGCAACGCTAGGAGCTACTTCAGTGACCGCGATTGCGACCGATAACCAAGGCGCAACATCAAGCAGTACGGTGAACATCAGCGTAACGCCTACCGGTAACCCAGTTCCGCCAACTGTGACGTTGACTAGCCCGACGGGTAGTGAACAGCTAACCGTGGGCGATGTTCTAGCCGTGGCCGCAAATGCCACTGACAGTGATGGCACTGTCAACGCCGTTGAATTTTATGTTGATGGTCAACTTGTTGTGACCGATAGCTCTGAGCCTTACCAGTTTAATTGGAATGCCGCAGTCGGCAGCCATACCTTTAAAGCCAAAGCCATTGATAACGACAACCAATCTACCGTGAGCCAAGAAGTGACTTTAACGGTCAGCAGTGGCTCGAATGCAGGTTGCGCGGGTTTACCTGTTTATTCGGCGGGAACCGCGTATTCGGCAGGGCAGTTGGTACAAAATAAGAACCAAAAATACCGCTGTGATATCGCCGGCTGGTGTTCTTCCAGCTCCGGTTGGGCGTATGAGCCAGGTGTTGGAAGTTATTGGAAAGAAGCATGGAGTGGTTTCGGTGCTTGTTCAACCCCACCTGTAGTGACATTAACCAACCCAACGGCTAACCAAGTGATTCTTGCTGGCTCCACTGTCAGTGTGGCGGCGCAAGCCAGTGATGCCGATGGCTCGGTCACGCAAGTGGAGTTTTTTGCGGGCAACAACAGCTTAGGGGTGGTGACTCAAGCGCCTTACGCGGTTAACTGGCTAGCAACCACCACGGGGAATCAAACCCTGAAAGCAGTGGCCACGGACAACGACAGTAACACCAGTGAAAGCGCAGTCAGCGTGACGGTGAGCGATCAAGATCTTGTGGTTTCACTGACTTCGCCGACATCCGGTCAAACCGTTGGTCTAGGTAAACCGGTTAACATTGCCGCCGATGCCACGTCACTAACCAATAATGTGGCGAAAGTGGAATTCGTGGTCAATGGTGCGGTAGTGGCAACGGATACAACAGAGCCTTTTGCTTACAGCTGGACGCCGAGTGCGATTGGTAACTATACCGTTGCAGCGAAAGCGACCGATGCTGCAAGAACGAGCGTGACCTCTTCTGCAGCCGCAATCAGCGTGGTAGAGCAAACTCAGAAGAAACATCGTCTGATCGGTTACTGGCATAACTTCGTCAATGGTGCGGGTTGCCCAATTCGTTTGGCGGATATGCCACAAGCGTGGGATGTGGTTGACATTGCCTTTGCAGAAAATGATCGCAACAGTACAGGAACGGTGCATTTCAACCTGTATGCCGGTGATATTTACAGCAGTTGCCCTGCGCTCGATCCTGTGCAGTTCAAGCAAGATATGAAAGCGCTACAAGCGAAAGGCAAAGTATTTGTGCTCTCTCTTGGTGGTGCGGAAGGCACGATCACTCTTAATAATGATCAAGATGAAGCCAACTTTGTGAACAGCTTAACGGCATTGATCAAAGAGTGGGGCTTCGATGGATTAGATGTGGATCTCGAAAGTGGCTCGAACCTTGTTCATGGCTCACAAATTCAAGCACGCTTAGGCCGAGCATTGAAGCAAATCGAGAAAAACATCGGTGGTGATATGTTCCTCACTATGGCGCCTGAACACCCTTATGTGCAAGGTGGTATGGTTGCCTACAGTGGAATTTGGGGCGCTTACATTCCGGTGATTAACGAAGTGCGTGACACGCTCGATATTCTACATGTTCAACTCTACAACAATGGTGGTTTGCCTAATCCGTATACCCCGGGGGCTGCACCAGAAGGCTCCGTGGATATGATGGTCGCCCAATCAAAAATGTTGATTGAAGGCTTTACTTTAGCCAACGGGACACGCTTTGAACCATTGCGTGACGACCAAGTGGCCATTGGTTTGCCATCAGGTCCAAGTTCGGCAAATTCTGGGCAAGCACCAACTCAAAATATCCTTGATGCGCTAGATTGCTTAACCAAAGGAACCCGTTGCGGCACCATTAAACCGGCCTTTGCCTACCCTAATTATGCTGGGGTAATGAC
- a CDS encoding LysR family transcriptional regulator, with translation MLAERASQMALFAVLIQHQSFTAAAHALGVSVSHVSKQLAALEASLGVKLVQRTTRSFTLTDAGNLFYSQCRELLTIVTNAQSEMEDQRDEVAGLLRLGLSQSFGTLHVLPALEQLRQQYPDLRVEVHLFDHKVDMLKEGLDLWITSNEQLPEGYVAQRIADCRFVVAASAEYLLRHGTPTQPVELMDHNCLIYRSWERDYTRWSFSRDGQSQTVKVSGNYSVDLAEAVRDAAVAGWGIAYLATYLLRDEFRTGQLIQLFPEWCANQQMPFYAVYPSRQHMPKKTSAVIEFIKHTLGNPCYWDSRLQPYVRFTTG, from the coding sequence TTGCTTGCTGAACGCGCTAGCCAAATGGCTTTATTTGCGGTGTTAATTCAACATCAAAGTTTCACCGCCGCCGCGCATGCGCTAGGGGTGTCGGTTTCCCATGTCAGTAAACAGCTTGCCGCGTTGGAAGCCTCGCTAGGGGTAAAGTTGGTGCAGCGTACCACGCGCAGTTTCACTCTGACCGATGCGGGAAATCTCTTCTACTCTCAGTGCCGTGAGCTGCTGACGATTGTGACCAATGCACAAAGTGAAATGGAAGATCAGCGTGATGAGGTGGCAGGCCTCCTCCGGCTTGGTTTATCGCAATCGTTCGGTACTTTGCATGTGTTACCTGCCTTAGAACAACTTCGCCAGCAGTACCCCGATCTTAGAGTCGAAGTACATCTGTTTGATCATAAAGTCGATATGCTTAAAGAAGGGCTCGATTTGTGGATCACCAGTAACGAGCAACTGCCGGAAGGCTATGTGGCGCAACGCATTGCAGATTGTCGTTTTGTGGTGGCTGCATCAGCAGAATATTTACTGCGTCATGGCACTCCGACTCAACCAGTGGAGCTGATGGATCATAACTGTTTGATTTATCGTAGTTGGGAGCGTGATTATACGCGTTGGTCATTCAGTCGGGATGGGCAAAGTCAAACCGTTAAAGTCTCCGGTAACTATTCAGTCGATTTGGCAGAAGCGGTGCGCGATGCCGCTGTGGCAGGGTGGGGCATCGCCTACTTAGCGACATATTTACTGCGTGATGAATTTCGTACAGGGCAGTTGATTCAACTGTTTCCTGAATGGTGTGCCAACCAGCAAATGCCGTTTTATGCGGTTTACCCAAGCCGTCAACATATGCCGAAAAAGACTTCGGCGGTCATCGAGTTCATCAAACATACGCTAGGCAATCCTTGTTATTGGGATTCACGCTTACAACCTTATGTGCGCTTTACCACGGGATAA
- a CDS encoding NupC/NupG family nucleoside CNT transporter: MSSLLGMGAILLVAWLFSTNRKNINLRTVSLALLLQIFFALLVLYVPAGKDALNSVTGAVSQLINYGQDGIGFVFGGLANGSVGFVFAINVLGIIIFFSALISGLYHLGIMPKVINLIGGGLQKLLGTGRAESLSATANIFVGMIEAPLVVKPYLHKMTDSQFFAVMTGGLASVAGGTLVGYASLGVELNYLIAAAFMSAPAGLLMAKIMLPETEKVDVVTAEDELDLPKATNVVEAIADGAMSGVKIAVAVGATLLAFVSVIALLNGLLGWVGGWFGIELSFELIMGYVFAPVAWLIGIPWQEAITAGSLIGNKVVVNEFVAFIQLIEVKQQLSAHSQAIITFALCGFANISTMAILIGGLGSLVPERRAFISKYGFRAIGAGVLANLMSASIAGVILSL; the protein is encoded by the coding sequence ATGTCATCACTCCTCGGTATGGGCGCAATTTTGCTGGTTGCGTGGCTATTTTCTACCAATAGAAAAAATATCAATTTGCGCACAGTCTCGTTAGCGTTACTGCTGCAAATTTTCTTCGCGTTACTGGTGCTGTACGTGCCAGCCGGTAAAGATGCACTGAATAGTGTGACAGGCGCAGTGTCACAACTGATCAACTATGGACAAGACGGAATTGGTTTTGTGTTTGGTGGCCTTGCCAATGGCAGTGTGGGTTTTGTGTTTGCGATCAATGTCCTCGGCATCATCATTTTCTTTTCCGCACTGATTTCTGGCCTTTACCATTTAGGCATCATGCCGAAAGTGATCAACCTGATTGGCGGTGGCTTGCAGAAACTGCTTGGCACAGGCCGTGCGGAATCCCTTTCCGCTACCGCAAACATCTTTGTCGGTATGATTGAAGCGCCGCTGGTGGTAAAACCTTATCTCCATAAAATGACGGATTCACAATTCTTTGCGGTGATGACGGGCGGCTTAGCTTCGGTTGCAGGTGGTACTTTAGTGGGCTATGCCTCTTTAGGCGTGGAACTTAACTACCTGATCGCAGCAGCATTTATGTCTGCGCCAGCAGGGCTATTAATGGCGAAAATCATGTTGCCTGAGACCGAAAAGGTTGATGTTGTAACGGCAGAAGATGAGTTGGATCTGCCGAAGGCAACCAATGTGGTTGAAGCCATTGCCGATGGTGCGATGTCGGGTGTGAAAATTGCCGTTGCGGTGGGCGCGACTCTGCTCGCTTTCGTGAGTGTGATTGCTCTGCTAAATGGCTTGTTAGGCTGGGTTGGTGGCTGGTTTGGCATCGAGCTGAGCTTTGAACTGATCATGGGTTATGTTTTCGCTCCTGTGGCGTGGCTGATTGGTATTCCATGGCAGGAAGCGATCACCGCAGGTTCGCTGATTGGTAATAAAGTGGTGGTGAACGAATTTGTGGCTTTCATTCAACTCATCGAAGTGAAGCAGCAGCTGAGTGCACACTCACAAGCGATCATTACTTTTGCTCTGTGTGGTTTTGCGAATATTTCCACCATGGCGATTTTGATTGGCGGTTTGGGCAGTTTGGTGCCTGAGCGTCGCGCCTTTATTTCAAAATACGGCTTCCGTGCGATTGGTGCAGGCGTATTGGCTAACCTGATGAGCGCATCGATCGCTGGGGTGATTTTATCTCTGTGA